In one window of Acidimicrobiales bacterium DNA:
- a CDS encoding GNAT family N-acetyltransferase produces the protein MIRLARAADAERLRSIERAAGAAFAEVGLDAVAADEPLAVEVLVAYAEAGRAWVEVDDADEAVGYVVVDLIDGCAHVEQISVDPEHQGRGLARRLLDAVEAWAGAHRLPALTLTTFTEVAWNASLYEHLGFRRIADDAVGPELRALVAHEAAAGLDPGARTCMRRPVATTRRAAPPA, from the coding sequence GTGATCCGCCTGGCCCGCGCCGCTGATGCCGAACGGCTCCGCAGCATCGAGCGGGCCGCCGGTGCCGCCTTTGCCGAGGTGGGGTTGGATGCCGTCGCCGCTGATGAGCCCCTCGCCGTGGAGGTCCTGGTCGCGTACGCGGAGGCGGGGCGCGCCTGGGTGGAGGTCGACGACGCCGACGAGGCCGTCGGCTACGTGGTGGTCGACCTGATCGACGGCTGCGCTCACGTGGAGCAGATCAGCGTCGACCCCGAGCACCAGGGCAGGGGGCTGGCCCGGCGATTGCTCGATGCGGTGGAGGCGTGGGCGGGAGCCCACCGGCTCCCGGCGCTCACCCTCACCACCTTCACGGAGGTGGCGTGGAACGCCTCGCTGTACGAGCACCTCGGCTTCCGCCGCATCGCCGATGACGCCGTCGGGCCCGAGCTTCGGGCGCTCGTGGCCCACGAGGCGGCCGCCGGGCTCGACCCCGGCGCGCGCACCTGCATGCGGCGGCCGGTCGCTACGACGAGGAGGGCTGCGCCGCCAGCCTGA
- a CDS encoding DUF3052 domain-containing protein, giving the protein MDEDEVERAETFPVEGSRALSERLGIGPGTRVAVLHAPEGFDDLLGPVPDGADVRHGLKRSDSVDLILGFVPSRSHLARNVDWLVATIRPSGAFWVLWPTGRSGLETDLSEGAIHEVAQPLGWVGTDVITVGPDWSALRLAAQPSSS; this is encoded by the coding sequence GTGGATGAGGACGAGGTAGAGCGTGCTGAGACGTTCCCCGTCGAGGGGTCCCGCGCCCTCTCCGAGCGACTGGGGATCGGCCCGGGCACGAGGGTGGCGGTGCTGCACGCACCGGAGGGGTTCGACGACCTGCTCGGGCCGGTGCCCGACGGAGCCGACGTCCGCCACGGCCTGAAGCGCAGCGACTCCGTCGACCTGATCCTGGGCTTCGTGCCGAGCCGGTCGCACCTGGCGCGCAACGTCGACTGGCTCGTCGCCACCATCCGCCCCAGTGGTGCCTTCTGGGTGCTGTGGCCCACCGGGCGATCCGGGCTGGAGACCGACCTGTCGGAGGGGGCCATCCACGAGGTGGCACAGCCGCTCGGCTGGGTGGGCACCGACGTCATCACCGTGGGCCCCGACTGGTCCGCCCTCAGGCTGGCGGCGCAGCCCTCCTCGTCGTAG
- a CDS encoding DUF222 domain-containing protein, with product MADGIGEAFAAADRLVDAELADAVVALQEHAQRLEALQARVSARFDASRSWADDGARSGAAWLAWRLRVPQSEARRRILAGRSCRSMPVVDEAWRAGRIGAAHVVLLARAEALDARAFARDEELLVGHATSLRFSAFQRAVAYWCQLAAPDAVEDAADAQRALRAVHLSPSIDGMWFGKVTLDPVGGSIVGGELARLEREMFEADWREATDRLGRTPCVDDLARTPAQRRADALVEMATRSGSTPEGAQRPAPLFSVLVGLETFAGRVCELANGAVVTPGSLVPWLTEAEVERVVFDGASRVIDVGVRQRFFRGATRRAAQVRDRRCQHPTCDEPLDRCQVDHIEPAAAGGLTTLANARLLCGFHNRLRATRTGKTSPTDDDAEADPA from the coding sequence TTGGCAGACGGGATCGGGGAGGCATTCGCTGCCGCGGACCGGCTCGTTGATGCCGAGCTGGCCGACGCGGTGGTTGCCCTGCAGGAGCACGCCCAGCGCCTGGAGGCGTTGCAGGCCCGGGTGTCGGCGAGGTTCGACGCCTCCAGGTCGTGGGCCGATGACGGTGCGCGCTCTGGGGCGGCGTGGTTGGCGTGGAGGCTCCGGGTGCCGCAGTCCGAGGCGCGGCGACGGATCCTGGCTGGTCGTTCGTGCCGGTCGATGCCTGTTGTCGATGAGGCGTGGCGCGCCGGTCGCATCGGTGCCGCCCACGTCGTGCTCTTGGCCCGTGCCGAGGCGTTGGACGCGCGGGCCTTCGCCCGTGATGAGGAGCTGTTGGTGGGCCACGCGACGTCGTTGCGGTTCTCGGCGTTCCAACGGGCGGTTGCCTATTGGTGTCAGCTGGCGGCACCCGACGCGGTGGAAGACGCTGCGGACGCGCAGCGGGCGCTGCGGGCGGTGCACCTGTCCCCGTCGATCGACGGCATGTGGTTCGGAAAGGTGACGCTCGACCCGGTGGGCGGCTCGATCGTGGGCGGCGAGCTCGCTCGATTGGAGCGGGAGATGTTCGAGGCCGACTGGCGCGAGGCCACCGACCGCCTTGGGCGCACGCCGTGCGTCGACGACTTGGCTCGCACCCCGGCGCAACGCCGTGCTGATGCGCTGGTGGAGATGGCCACCCGGTCCGGCTCCACGCCGGAAGGCGCGCAGCGGCCAGCGCCGCTGTTCTCGGTGCTGGTGGGCTTGGAGACGTTTGCGGGGCGGGTGTGCGAGCTGGCGAACGGTGCGGTGGTGACACCGGGATCGTTGGTGCCGTGGCTGACCGAGGCGGAGGTGGAGCGGGTGGTCTTCGATGGGGCGTCACGTGTGATCGACGTCGGCGTGAGGCAGCGGTTCTTCCGGGGTGCCACTCGCCGGGCAGCGCAGGTCCGTGACCGTCGCTGTCAGCACCCCACCTGCGACGAGCCTCTCGATCGGTGCCAGGTCGACCACATCGAGCCGGCCGCCGCCGGCGGGCTCACCACCTTGGCCAACGCCCGCCTCCTCTGCGGGTTCCACAACCGCCTCCGTGCCACCCGCACCGGCAAGACGAGCCCCACCGACGACGACGCCGAGGCCGACCCAGCCTGA
- the ilvN gene encoding acetolactate synthase small subunit, with protein sequence MAQRHHILSVLVENKAGVLARVAGLFSRRGYNIFSLAVAPTDDDRFSRITVVVDVEATPLEQITKQLFKLVNVVKISELDPAQAVERELLLCTVRALPEVRSQVTELVQIFEGRILSVGQDQLTVSLEGHPGKIDDFEELLRPYGIVELQRTGRVALPKLERQASRLRAVKNKVG encoded by the coding sequence ATGGCGCAGCGCCACCACATCCTGTCGGTCCTCGTCGAGAACAAGGCTGGCGTGCTCGCCCGGGTCGCGGGGCTGTTCTCGCGCCGGGGCTACAACATCTTCTCCCTCGCCGTGGCTCCCACCGACGACGACCGCTTCAGTCGCATCACTGTCGTCGTCGACGTCGAGGCCACGCCCCTCGAGCAGATCACCAAGCAGCTGTTCAAGCTGGTCAACGTGGTCAAGATCAGCGAGCTCGACCCCGCCCAGGCCGTCGAGCGGGAGCTGCTCCTCTGCACCGTGCGGGCCCTCCCCGAGGTCCGCAGCCAGGTCACCGAGCTGGTGCAGATCTTCGAGGGGCGCATCCTCAGCGTCGGCCAGGACCAGCTGACTGTGAGCCTCGAGGGTCACCCTGGCAAGATCGATGACTTCGAAGAGCTCCTCCGGCCCTACGGGATCGTGGAGCTGCAGCGCACCGGACGGGTGGCGCTGCCCAAGCTCGAGCGCCAGGCATCCCGCCTGCGCGCCGTCAAGAACAAGGTGGGATGA
- the ilvC gene encoding ketol-acid reductoisomerase, translating to MAANVYYESDADRSLIAARKVAVIGYGSQGHAHALNLKESGIDVRVGLREASSSRAKATEAGLRVATVADAVAEADLVMVLLPDTEQRDVYEAEIAPNLSHGDALFFAHGFNIRFGQITPPDGVDVAMVAPKGPGHLVRRTYTEGGGVPCLIAVAQDASGKARDLALSYADAIGGARAGVLETTFEEETETDLFGEQVVLCGGVTALVQAGFETLVEAGYQPESAYFECLHELKLIVDLMYEQGIGGMRYSISDTAEYGDLTRGPRIIDADTKARMKEILGEIQSGAFAEEWIAESRGGRKRFKELEAAGEAHQIEHVGAELRGMMPWISEGKTRVQDVSGG from the coding sequence ATGGCAGCAAACGTCTACTACGAGTCCGACGCCGACCGGTCGCTGATCGCGGCCCGCAAGGTGGCGGTCATCGGCTACGGGTCACAGGGCCATGCCCACGCCCTCAACCTCAAGGAGTCGGGCATCGACGTCCGCGTCGGCTTGCGCGAGGCCTCCTCCTCCCGAGCCAAGGCCACCGAAGCCGGCCTGAGGGTCGCCACCGTGGCCGACGCCGTGGCCGAGGCCGACCTGGTGATGGTGCTGCTGCCCGACACCGAGCAGCGCGACGTCTACGAGGCCGAGATCGCTCCCAACCTGTCGCATGGCGACGCCCTCTTCTTCGCCCACGGCTTCAACATCCGCTTCGGCCAGATCACCCCGCCCGACGGCGTCGACGTGGCCATGGTCGCCCCCAAGGGCCCTGGTCACCTGGTGCGGCGCACCTACACCGAGGGTGGCGGCGTGCCGTGCCTCATCGCCGTGGCCCAGGACGCATCCGGCAAGGCCCGCGACCTTGCCCTGTCCTACGCCGACGCCATCGGCGGGGCCCGCGCCGGCGTGCTCGAGACCACCTTCGAGGAGGAGACCGAGACCGACCTCTTCGGCGAGCAGGTGGTGCTGTGCGGCGGGGTCACCGCCCTGGTGCAGGCCGGGTTCGAGACCCTCGTCGAGGCGGGCTACCAGCCCGAGTCGGCCTACTTCGAGTGCCTCCACGAGCTGAAGCTCATCGTCGACCTCATGTACGAGCAGGGCATCGGTGGCATGCGCTACTCGATCTCCGACACCGCCGAGTACGGCGACCTCACCCGCGGCCCCCGCATCATCGACGCCGACACCAAGGCGCGGATGAAGGAGATCCTCGGTGAGATCCAGAGCGGTGCCTTCGCCGAGGAGTGGATCGCCGAGAGCCGGGGCGGCCGCAAGCGCTTCAAGGAGCTCGAGGCGGCGGGTGAGGCACACCAGATCGAGCATGTCGGTGCCGAGCTGCGCGGGATGATGCCCTGGATCTCCGAGGGCAAGACCCGCGTGCAGGACGTCTCGGGCGGCTGA
- the egtB gene encoding ergothioneine biosynthesis protein EgtB: protein MAVTASSGTASEATDVIDREALLDRYQATRDATERLAAVLAPEDQVVQTMPDVSPTKWHRAHVTWFFETFLLGELAPGHEPFHPGFGYLFNSYYEQVGERHPRAERGLISRPTVAEVGEYRRAVDAAMAGLVAAVDERTWTGLAAPRIELGVHHEQQHQELLLMDIKHVLSCNPLAPAYVPDECDPAVDLTPQGWVDLEGGLVEVGGEPDGFSFDNEAPRHPVFLQPYRLANRLVTNGEWLTFIDDGGYERAELWLSDGWAAVQAEGWGSPLHWRREGDAWRIFTLAGERPVDLAEPVCHVSHYEADAFARWAGCRLPLEAEWEHAVAGQAVEGNLLDPHAPATGAPHPRPAPAAAGGGVRQAFGDVWEWTSSPYVAYPGFRPAEGAIGEYNGKFMSNQVVLRGGSCLTPRDHVRPTYRNFFPPSARWQAGGLRLAADA from the coding sequence ATGGCGGTCACCGCATCATCGGGCACCGCCAGCGAGGCGACCGACGTGATCGACCGCGAGGCGCTGCTCGACCGCTACCAGGCCACCCGCGACGCCACCGAGCGCCTCGCCGCCGTCCTCGCCCCCGAGGACCAGGTGGTCCAGACGATGCCCGACGTGAGCCCCACCAAGTGGCATCGGGCCCACGTCACCTGGTTCTTCGAGACCTTCCTGCTCGGTGAGCTGGCGCCGGGCCACGAGCCGTTCCACCCGGGCTTCGGCTACCTCTTCAACAGCTACTACGAGCAGGTGGGGGAGCGTCACCCACGGGCCGAGCGGGGTCTCATCTCCCGGCCCACCGTCGCCGAGGTCGGTGAGTACCGCCGGGCTGTCGACGCTGCCATGGCCGGCCTCGTGGCCGCCGTGGACGAGCGCACCTGGACCGGGCTGGCCGCGCCGAGGATCGAGCTCGGGGTCCACCACGAGCAGCAGCACCAGGAGCTGCTGCTCATGGACATCAAGCACGTGCTCTCGTGCAACCCCCTGGCCCCGGCGTACGTGCCCGACGAGTGCGACCCGGCCGTCGACCTCACCCCGCAGGGCTGGGTCGACCTGGAGGGAGGGCTGGTGGAGGTCGGCGGGGAGCCCGATGGCTTCTCGTTCGACAACGAAGCCCCCCGGCACCCGGTGTTCCTCCAGCCCTACCGGCTGGCCAACCGCCTCGTCACCAACGGCGAGTGGCTGACCTTCATCGACGACGGCGGCTACGAGCGGGCCGAGCTTTGGCTCTCCGACGGTTGGGCGGCGGTGCAGGCCGAGGGTTGGGGTTCGCCGCTCCACTGGCGGCGGGAAGGCGACGCCTGGCGGATCTTCACCCTCGCCGGTGAGCGGCCGGTAGACCTGGCCGAGCCGGTCTGCCATGTGAGCCACTACGAGGCCGACGCCTTCGCCCGCTGGGCGGGCTGCCGCCTGCCCCTCGAGGCGGAGTGGGAGCATGCCGTGGCTGGTCAGGCGGTGGAGGGCAACCTGCTCGATCCCCACGCTCCCGCCACCGGGGCGCCGCACCCCCGCCCCGCTCCGGCTGCCGCCGGTGGAGGGGTGCGCCAGGCCTTCGGCGACGTGTGGGAGTGGACCTCCAGCCCCTATGTGGCCTACCCGGGCTTCCGGCCGGCCGAGGGGGCGATCGGTGAGTACAACGGCAAGTTCATGTCCAACCAGGTGGTGCTCCGCGGCGGGTCTTGCCTCACGCCTCGCGACCACGTTCGGCCGACCTACCGGAACTTCTTCCCGCCCTCGGCGCGGTGGCAGGCCGGTGGGTTGCGCCTGGCCGCCGACGCCTGA
- a CDS encoding SpoIIE family protein phosphatase: MLDAVADAVLVLDPDDVVTYANDAAVTLLARPADVLVGSHLADLAAPGPAAPLPLEPIGEGLPEERPVADVWVLPDGTPIPVEVLSAPLLGPGGQEGIVLTLRPAIVRDGSLYEIELLRLTASEQAQRTNVHQLQEAVQPPQPEVDGVELGVHYLSADRSAPTGGDLYDWQVLPDGDLHLLVVDVIGKGVAATKDALAVVHVLRVLVLEGFPMDRLVERADDLLARTNRDLVATVLVGRYTPATGRLVLAGGGHPPLLVVRSDGEVEEVAAPGIPLGWPGAGSFKLTEVHLGRSETAVLYTDGLIEARRDILAGIADLKTAAAETSGYPARHLPRVLIERALAGAQRHDDSLALVVRRRCPPPPDGTRLLGPFEHRFTPHLVSVPVARSLFGDWLRHQGLDEATVADQLLVASELCTNAVCFATGSVGSITLRGEARGTDLVVEVADDGGGFTQELTRFAELPTPEQLTGRGLFIVDAMVDELIVNQSWDRTVVSATRHAVFPEESE; the protein is encoded by the coding sequence GTGCTCGACGCCGTCGCCGACGCGGTGCTGGTGCTCGACCCGGACGACGTCGTCACCTATGCCAACGACGCGGCCGTCACGCTGCTCGCCCGGCCCGCTGACGTCCTGGTCGGGTCCCACCTGGCCGACCTGGCGGCACCCGGGCCGGCCGCACCGCTCCCGCTCGAGCCGATCGGGGAGGGTCTCCCTGAGGAGCGGCCGGTCGCCGACGTGTGGGTCCTGCCCGATGGCACCCCAATCCCGGTCGAGGTCCTCTCGGCCCCGCTCCTGGGCCCGGGCGGCCAGGAGGGCATCGTGTTGACCCTTCGACCGGCGATCGTCCGCGACGGGTCCCTCTACGAGATCGAGCTGCTCCGCCTCACCGCCAGCGAGCAGGCGCAGCGGACGAACGTCCACCAGCTCCAGGAGGCGGTGCAGCCGCCCCAGCCCGAGGTCGACGGTGTCGAGCTCGGCGTCCACTACCTCTCGGCCGACCGGTCGGCTCCGACCGGCGGTGACCTCTACGACTGGCAGGTCCTGCCCGACGGCGACCTCCACCTCCTCGTCGTCGACGTGATCGGCAAGGGGGTGGCGGCCACCAAGGACGCTCTGGCGGTGGTCCACGTGCTGCGGGTGCTGGTGCTCGAGGGCTTCCCCATGGACCGCCTCGTCGAACGTGCCGACGACCTCCTCGCCCGCACGAACCGCGACCTCGTGGCCACGGTCCTCGTGGGTCGCTACACGCCCGCCACCGGACGCCTGGTGCTGGCCGGCGGCGGCCACCCACCGCTGCTGGTCGTCCGCTCCGACGGTGAGGTCGAGGAGGTGGCGGCGCCGGGGATCCCCCTGGGCTGGCCGGGTGCCGGCAGCTTCAAGCTCACCGAGGTCCACCTCGGTCGGTCGGAGACGGCGGTGCTCTACACCGACGGCCTCATCGAGGCCCGACGGGACATCCTCGCCGGCATCGCCGACCTCAAGACGGCGGCCGCCGAGACCTCGGGGTACCCGGCCCGACACCTCCCTCGTGTGCTCATCGAGCGTGCCCTGGCCGGGGCCCAGCGTCACGACGACAGCCTGGCCCTCGTGGTCCGCAGGCGCTGTCCACCACCGCCGGACGGAACCCGTCTGCTGGGCCCGTTCGAGCACCGGTTCACGCCGCACCTGGTGTCGGTCCCCGTGGCCCGATCGCTGTTCGGTGACTGGCTGCGCCATCAGGGCCTCGACGAGGCGACCGTGGCCGACCAGCTGTTGGTCGCCTCCGAGCTGTGCACCAACGCGGTGTGCTTCGCCACCGGATCGGTGGGCAGCATCACCCTGCGGGGCGAGGCCCGCGGCACCGACCTGGTGGTCGAGGTCGCCGACGACGGCGGCGGGTTCACCCAGGAGCTCACCCGTTTCGCAGAGCTGCCGACCCCGGAGCAGCTCACCGGTCGTGGTCTCTTCATCGTCGATGCCATGGTGGACGAGCTCATCGTCAACCAGTCGTGGGACCGCACGGTCGTCAGCGCCACCCGCCACGCCGTCTTTCCGGAGGAGTCCGAGTGA
- a CDS encoding STAS domain-containing protein → MTDPADHATSDAPSFDVEVAADGARTVLALRGELDAYTVARLAEEIVNLGDMAGRHVILDLGAVGFVDSAGLSSLVAGITAVRDGGGAVSIRAVSPQLRKLFEITGLTRMVTLE, encoded by the coding sequence GTGACCGACCCCGCTGACCACGCCACCTCTGACGCCCCATCCTTCGACGTGGAGGTGGCGGCCGACGGCGCCCGGACCGTCCTCGCCCTGCGCGGCGAGCTCGACGCCTACACCGTCGCCCGCCTGGCCGAGGAGATCGTGAACCTCGGCGACATGGCCGGTCGCCACGTGATCCTCGACCTCGGTGCCGTCGGCTTCGTCGACTCCGCCGGGCTGTCGTCACTCGTCGCCGGCATCACCGCGGTGCGCGACGGCGGCGGGGCTGTCTCGATCCGGGCGGTGAGCCCCCAGCTCCGCAAGCTCTTCGAGATCACCGGCCTCACCCGGATGGTGACGCTCGAGTAG
- a CDS encoding class I adenylate-forming enzyme family protein has product MPTRAEVHAELTGPGGMFEVTTEVIDGVEMKAYKERLPSLRVVAELGAARGDDQTFIVYGNRRWGFATFIAEANSVSNHLRDDCGVGHSDRVAVLSANNPEWCLAFWATVDLGAILVGLNGWWKTEEIVYGLQDSGSKVLVADRGRFERIADRLGDLPDLEAVYLIDADPGDFPDAGASGVAVRRFAELTADPTPTMRDTPIDEADPAVIFYTSGTTGKPKGAISTHRSMIANLQNTMYNAIAGGMLGGGAVFDQSTQNASLLTSPLFHVSGCHSGLVVGLLGGIKLVIPQGRFEPVKAMELIEQEKVTVWATVPTMVWRLVEHPERHDHDLSSVTSVAYGGSPSAGELQRRVQETFPNVRTLGNAYGLTESSSVATVNSGQDFLDRPDSVGRAMPVVDLRVVDADGNDVPTGATGEIWIKGPIIMPGYWGKPEASAEAVTDGWLHSGDVGYLDDEGFLYITDRAKDMIIRGGENIYCVEIENRLVEHPAVADAAVIGVAHPSLGEEVKAVVQVEPGASISEDEVRSWVAEALANFKVPAYVELVDDKLPRNASGKLLKNVLRGEGEVSFAETM; this is encoded by the coding sequence ATGCCGACCAGAGCCGAGGTCCATGCCGAGCTGACCGGACCGGGAGGCATGTTCGAGGTCACCACCGAGGTGATCGACGGCGTGGAGATGAAGGCCTACAAGGAGCGTCTCCCCTCGTTGCGGGTCGTCGCCGAGCTCGGCGCCGCCCGGGGCGACGACCAGACCTTCATCGTCTACGGCAACCGCCGCTGGGGCTTCGCCACGTTCATCGCCGAGGCCAACTCGGTCTCGAACCACCTGCGGGACGACTGCGGCGTCGGGCACAGCGACCGGGTGGCCGTGCTGTCGGCCAACAACCCCGAGTGGTGCCTGGCCTTCTGGGCGACCGTCGACCTCGGCGCCATCCTCGTGGGCCTCAACGGGTGGTGGAAGACCGAGGAGATCGTCTACGGGCTCCAGGACTCCGGCTCGAAGGTGCTCGTGGCCGACCGCGGCCGCTTCGAGCGGATCGCCGACCGCCTCGGCGACCTGCCAGACCTCGAGGCCGTCTACCTCATCGACGCCGACCCTGGCGACTTCCCGGACGCCGGGGCCTCGGGGGTGGCCGTCCGCCGCTTCGCCGAGCTCACCGCCGACCCCACGCCCACCATGCGCGACACGCCGATCGACGAGGCCGACCCGGCGGTCATCTTCTACACCAGCGGCACCACCGGGAAGCCCAAGGGCGCCATCTCCACCCACCGGTCGATGATCGCCAACCTCCAGAACACGATGTACAACGCCATCGCCGGGGGCATGCTCGGTGGCGGCGCCGTCTTCGACCAGAGCACCCAGAATGCCTCACTGCTCACCTCCCCGCTCTTCCACGTCTCGGGCTGCCACTCGGGCCTCGTGGTCGGCCTGCTCGGCGGCATCAAGCTGGTGATCCCCCAGGGCCGCTTCGAACCGGTGAAGGCCATGGAGCTCATCGAGCAGGAGAAGGTCACGGTCTGGGCCACCGTGCCCACCATGGTCTGGAGGCTTGTGGAGCACCCCGAGCGCCACGACCACGACCTCTCGTCGGTCACCTCCGTCGCCTACGGCGGCTCCCCCTCCGCCGGCGAGCTGCAGCGTCGGGTGCAGGAGACGTTCCCCAACGTGCGCACGCTCGGCAACGCCTACGGCCTCACCGAGTCCAGCTCGGTCGCCACCGTCAACAGCGGCCAGGACTTCCTCGACCGGCCGGACTCCGTGGGGCGGGCCATGCCCGTGGTCGACCTCCGGGTCGTCGACGCCGACGGCAACGACGTCCCCACCGGTGCGACCGGCGAGATCTGGATCAAGGGTCCGATCATCATGCCCGGGTACTGGGGCAAGCCCGAGGCCTCGGCCGAGGCGGTGACCGACGGCTGGTTGCACTCCGGCGACGTGGGCTACCTCGACGACGAGGGCTTCCTCTACATCACCGACCGGGCCAAGGACATGATCATCCGGGGCGGCGAGAACATCTACTGCGTCGAGATCGAGAACCGGCTGGTCGAGCACCCGGCCGTGGCCGACGCCGCCGTCATCGGCGTGGCCCACCCGAGCCTCGGCGAGGAGGTCAAGGCGGTCGTCCAGGTCGAGCCGGGGGCGTCCATCAGCGAGGACGAGGTCAGGTCGTGGGTGGCCGAGGCACTCGCCAACTTCAAGGTCCCGGCCTACGTCGAGCTCGTCGACGACAAGCTCCCGCGCAACGCCTCGGGCAAGCTGCTCAAGAACGTGCTGCGGGGCGAGGGAGAGGTGAGCTTCGCCGAGACGATGTAG
- the serC gene encoding phosphoserine transaminase: MSETTPDIRIPADLLPADGRFGCGPSKVRREAVEALAAVAGTWLGTSHRQAPVKDVVGSIRRGLTELLGLPDGYEIVLGNGGTTVFWDIATFGLIESHSQHLVFGEFSSKFAAAADAAPHLGPAEVIEAPVGSHPTPRADPSIDAYALTHNETSTGVAMELRRPEGTSADDALVLVDATSAAGGIRFDASQVDAYYFAPQKNLAADGGLWIAACSPAAIDRISRISGTGRWIPTSLDLVTALDNSRKDQTYNTPALATLFLLDQQLRWLNGNGGMDFAAGRSEASAAILYGWAEACDYATPFVADPAMRSPVVGTIDLDDAIDANAVSSVLRANGIVDTDAYRKLGRNQLRVGMFPAVEPDDVAALTACIDHVVAHLS, from the coding sequence ATGAGTGAAACCACCCCCGACATCCGCATCCCGGCCGACCTCCTGCCCGCCGACGGGCGCTTCGGCTGCGGGCCCTCGAAGGTCCGGCGCGAGGCCGTCGAGGCCCTCGCCGCCGTCGCCGGCACGTGGTTGGGCACGAGCCACCGCCAGGCGCCGGTGAAGGACGTGGTCGGCTCCATCCGCCGGGGGCTCACTGAGCTGCTCGGCCTCCCCGACGGCTACGAGATCGTGCTCGGCAACGGCGGCACCACCGTGTTCTGGGACATCGCCACCTTCGGGCTGATCGAGTCGCACAGCCAGCACCTGGTGTTCGGGGAGTTCTCGTCCAAGTTCGCTGCCGCCGCCGACGCCGCCCCCCACCTCGGGCCGGCCGAGGTGATCGAGGCCCCAGTGGGCAGCCACCCCACCCCCCGGGCCGATCCGTCGATCGACGCCTACGCCCTGACCCACAACGAGACCTCCACGGGCGTGGCCATGGAGCTGCGCCGGCCCGAGGGCACCTCGGCCGACGACGCCCTGGTGCTCGTCGACGCCACGTCGGCCGCCGGCGGTATCCGCTTCGACGCCAGCCAGGTCGACGCCTACTACTTCGCCCCGCAGAAGAACCTCGCGGCCGACGGCGGGCTCTGGATCGCCGCGTGCTCGCCCGCCGCCATCGACCGCATCAGTCGCATCAGCGGCACCGGACGGTGGATCCCCACCTCCCTCGACCTCGTGACCGCCCTCGACAACAGCCGCAAGGACCAGACCTACAACACGCCCGCCCTCGCCACGCTGTTCCTGCTCGACCAGCAGCTGCGCTGGCTCAACGGCAATGGCGGCATGGACTTCGCCGCCGGTCGCAGCGAGGCGTCGGCCGCCATCCTCTACGGATGGGCCGAGGCCTGCGACTACGCCACACCCTTCGTCGCCGACCCCGCCATGCGCAGCCCCGTGGTCGGCACCATCGACCTCGACGACGCCATCGACGCCAACGCCGTCAGCTCCGTCCTCCGGGCCAACGGCATCGTCGACACCGACGCCTACCGCAAGCTGGGCCGCAACCAGCTACGGGTTGGGATGTTCCCCGCCGTGGAGCCCGACGACGTGGCTGCCCTCACCGCTTGCATCGACCACGTGGTGGCGCACCTGTCCTGA